Proteins encoded by one window of Luteitalea sp.:
- a CDS encoding methyltransferase domain-containing protein — MQARIDDQTVLRAPATVVERAAGAIIAIDPAAPNWIVTDERGLRILRYLDGRTPLGHVVRAYASDSGLDLARAWLHVDTFAREALRQQFISTDGAVPQPYLGRAAYLRTDRLRELWIQVNDFCNLSCKHCLVSSGPDRGHGLPGPVVRATIDQAVALGVERFYLTGGEPLARTDAIELIDHIVRAHERDLVILTNGTVLKGERLRALAALPSDRLRVQISLDGASRAVNDPIRGEGTFERICDGIRAAVQAGLRTTITMVLLRHNLADAPALVTLAADLGVSNVHLLWPHRRGRVLTGAFANLPETREILESVRLAQEVARERGVTIDNVEELRLRFDGLPGVKNDLAGAGWTSLCLSTDGGIYPSASMAGVKELHCGSVLDDSLEHIWKESAVLRELREATVEQKTQCRSCHLKFLCGGGDFEHGYWAAGRSTGRPSASSGSPRATSRGELAEARGGFLGHDPYCELYKGLAGDAFDAFVQEGGAGVQPRSGFDRPVVVRGMGERTLHDEAEIVRTTHSACVLSEEVVDRSRAAVREFYGHAAEQPQAELCCPVRPDAEDLAHIPPEVVERFYGCGSPVSAAAPAPGETLVDLGSGAGIDCFIAARRVGSDGRVFGIDMTDQMLAVARESQPSVAAALGYDIVEFRKGLLEQIPLDARSADIVTSNCVINLSPDKPAVFREVWRVLKDRGRAVIADVVADRDVPPRLRADGQLWGECISGALSEDAFFAALERAGFYGVSMLKKTFWREVEGTRFYSVTVRGFKFEKKAGCRYIGQYAVYLGPLKAVVDEEGHLFPRGVPVEICTDTAAKLAAPPYMGTFAVLDGQASTTIIASDEGCCDTNGGCC; from the coding sequence ATGCAGGCCCGAATAGATGACCAGACGGTACTTCGAGCGCCAGCCACCGTCGTTGAGCGCGCTGCGGGCGCGATCATTGCCATCGATCCCGCAGCACCGAATTGGATCGTGACGGATGAGCGCGGCCTACGCATTCTCCGCTATCTCGACGGCCGGACGCCGCTTGGTCACGTCGTGCGCGCCTACGCGAGCGATTCCGGCTTGGACCTCGCGCGCGCGTGGCTCCATGTGGACACGTTCGCTCGCGAGGCGTTGCGGCAACAGTTCATCTCCACAGACGGCGCTGTGCCCCAGCCGTATCTCGGTCGCGCGGCGTATCTGCGAACTGATCGCCTGCGGGAGCTCTGGATCCAGGTCAACGACTTCTGCAATCTCTCGTGCAAGCATTGTCTGGTCTCGTCGGGGCCCGACCGTGGCCATGGCCTGCCGGGCCCGGTTGTGCGGGCAACCATCGATCAAGCCGTAGCGCTCGGCGTGGAGCGTTTCTACCTCACCGGTGGCGAACCGCTTGCGCGTACCGACGCCATCGAACTGATCGACCATATCGTCCGTGCACACGAGCGGGACCTCGTGATTCTGACCAACGGCACGGTGCTCAAGGGCGAGCGCCTTCGTGCGCTGGCGGCGCTGCCTTCCGATCGTCTCCGCGTGCAGATCAGTTTGGACGGCGCCTCACGGGCGGTGAACGATCCGATCCGCGGCGAGGGTACTTTCGAGCGCATCTGCGATGGCATCCGCGCCGCGGTCCAAGCAGGCCTGCGGACGACGATCACGATGGTGCTGCTGCGACACAACCTGGCGGATGCGCCAGCGCTCGTGACGCTCGCCGCGGATCTCGGTGTTTCCAACGTGCACCTCCTCTGGCCCCATCGCCGCGGTCGCGTCTTGACGGGAGCGTTTGCGAATCTTCCCGAGACTCGAGAAATCCTGGAGAGCGTGCGTCTGGCACAGGAGGTTGCGCGGGAGAGAGGCGTGACCATCGACAACGTCGAAGAACTGAGGCTCAGATTCGACGGCCTGCCGGGTGTCAAGAACGACCTCGCGGGTGCCGGGTGGACCAGCCTCTGCCTTTCGACCGACGGCGGGATCTACCCGTCGGCCTCGATGGCTGGCGTCAAGGAGCTTCACTGCGGCAGCGTGCTCGACGACAGCCTCGAGCACATCTGGAAGGAGAGCGCGGTCCTCCGTGAGCTGCGCGAGGCAACCGTCGAGCAGAAGACCCAGTGTCGGAGCTGCCATCTCAAGTTCCTGTGTGGCGGAGGCGATTTCGAGCATGGCTACTGGGCCGCTGGGAGATCGACCGGGCGCCCCTCGGCGAGCTCAGGGTCACCCCGAGCCACGTCGAGGGGTGAGCTTGCCGAAGCGCGCGGGGGATTCCTCGGGCACGATCCGTATTGCGAGCTGTACAAGGGGCTCGCAGGTGACGCGTTCGATGCGTTCGTCCAGGAAGGCGGGGCGGGGGTTCAACCGCGGTCCGGATTCGACAGACCGGTCGTCGTTCGGGGCATGGGCGAGCGTACGCTGCACGACGAGGCAGAGATCGTGCGGACCACGCACTCGGCATGCGTCCTGTCCGAGGAGGTCGTGGATCGCTCACGGGCGGCCGTGCGCGAGTTCTACGGCCATGCGGCGGAACAGCCACAGGCGGAGCTCTGCTGCCCTGTCCGGCCCGACGCCGAGGATCTCGCTCACATCCCGCCTGAAGTCGTCGAGCGCTTCTACGGGTGCGGCAGTCCGGTGTCCGCAGCAGCACCTGCGCCTGGAGAGACGCTCGTTGATCTCGGTTCTGGAGCGGGCATCGACTGTTTCATTGCGGCTCGGCGGGTGGGTTCGGACGGTCGCGTTTTTGGGATCGACATGACCGACCAGATGCTGGCGGTCGCACGCGAGTCGCAGCCGAGCGTCGCGGCAGCCCTCGGGTACGACATCGTCGAGTTCCGCAAAGGCCTCTTGGAGCAGATCCCGCTTGACGCGCGCTCGGCCGACATCGTCACGTCAAACTGCGTCATCAATCTGTCGCCCGACAAGCCGGCGGTGTTTCGCGAGGTCTGGCGGGTCCTCAAGGATCGGGGCCGCGCCGTGATCGCCGACGTCGTGGCCGACCGTGATGTCCCGCCACGGCTGCGTGCCGACGGGCAGCTCTGGGGCGAGTGCATCAGCGGTGCGCTCTCGGAGGACGCGTTCTTCGCGGCGCTGGAGCGCGCCGGCTTCTACGGCGTGTCCATGCTGAAGAAGACGTTCTGGCGTGAGGTTGAAGGCACCCGTTTCTATTCGGTCACCGTGCGCGGGTTCAAGTTCGAGAAGAAAGCGGGGTGCCGCTACATCGGCCAGTACGCCGTCTATCTCGGTCCCCTGAAAGCTGTCGTGGACGAGGAGGGGCACCTGTTCCCGCGCGGAGTCCCAGTCGAGATCTGCACCGACACGGCGGCAAAGCTCGCGGCGCCACCGTACATGGGCACGTTTGCCGTCCTCGACGGACAGGCATCCACCACCATCATCGCCAGTGACGAAGGCTGCTGCGACACGAATGGCGGCTGCTGCTGA